The sequence CCCTGAGCCTCACCTCCACCGCGATCACCGCCCCGGTCACGGTGGCCGCGGACTCGATCACCTCCACGCTCACCATGGCCAGGGCGGGCGGCGGCAGTGTCGTGTTCAGCGGCACGAAGAACCCGGTCATGAACCCGGGCGCCCCGGTCAGCGTCGGCCCGCTCTCCGGGACCGTCGCCTCCGGGTACAGCCTGGACGCGTACGGCGGTTCGCTGAAGATGGTGATCTTCGGCGTCACCGTGACGTGCACCGCGAGCGGTCACCAGTCGCCGGGCCCGTTCGTGTTCTGAGCCCGCCCCCGCCGACCGGCCCGTTCCGGTCCGCCCCCGGATGCCGCGGGAACTGACGAGCCGTCAGGATTCTGCGGCATCCTTCTTGACTTCTCGTCCCGCCGCCCCGCCAATGCCCCCTGTCGGGGCGCCCGTTCGGCCGCGCCCACCACCCTCAGGAGGGGCCCCATGGGTCTCATCACCCGAAGATCCGGACGGTGGCGCTGGGCGTCACTGCTCGGTGCGACCGCGCTCGTGGCCGGCGCGGGCGGCGCGCTGGCCTGCCCGGCCGGCGCCGCGGGCACCGACGTGGACTTCGCCACGCACTGCGTCCCGCCCGCCATCGCGGGCCTGCCGCCGATCGACGGCACCACGACCGCCACCGTGTCGGCGGACGACACCGGCCCGAAGGTCGGCGACACCGTCACCGTCACCTACACCGTGGTCACGGCCGCCGCGAGCAACCCCACCGACCTGGCGCTGCCCGCCGACATCATGACCCCGACCGGCAAGGTCACGCTGGGCGGCGCCCAGAGCGGTGACATCACGGTCGCCGGGCCGAAGAAGAACCCCCCGGTGCCGGGGAAGGCCGCCTTCCCGTCCTTCTCCATGACGGGCACGTTCACCGTCACCAAGCCCGGGAAGATCACCCTCGCGCCGGGCGACTACAACATCCACACCAGCTACATCATGGAACTGGACACCCCCTGCACGGTCACGAACCCGCCCGCACCGGCGTCCGAGACCATCACGGCGACGGCGGGTACCCCGGCCAACACCCGCGCGATCACGTTGGGTTCGGCCACCGGCGACCCGGGCGCGAGCGTCAGGGTCGGCGGTACGGGCTTCACCCCGGGCGCCGCCGTCACCCTCGCCGGACGCTCCGGGACCACCCAGACCGGGGACACCGCGAGCGTGACGGCGGACGGGCAGGGCTCCTTCAGCGGCTCCCTCGTCGTGAACGACACCTCGACCACCGGGATCGTCGCGTACGAGGGTGCCTCCTGGAACGCCGACACCGGCGCGGGCCCCGCGGCCTACGTCGTCGACACGCCGGTGCCGCCCGGCAGTCAGAAGCTCACCACGAGCGTCAGGGCGGGCACGCTCGCCATGACCCAGGCCGGGGACTCGGTCGCGCTGTCGGGGGTCGACTTCGGCCGGGGCGGCGCCTCGACCGGCGCGCTCCGGACGGTCACGGTCAAGGACTTCCGCGGCGGTCCGGCGGGCTGGTCGCTGACCGGCAGGGTCACCGACTTCACCGGACCGGGCGGCAAGATCGGCGCGGACCGGCTGAGTTGGACACCGTCGTGTGCGACCGGGGCGGGCAGTCCCAGCACGTGTACGGCGGGTTCGGCGGGCACGGTGGGCTCCTCGGGGGCCACCCTCGCGGGGACGCCGGACGGGACGCTGACCGGCGGCGAGTTCACCGTCGACGCCGGACTCTCCCTGGCCGTACCGGCGTTCACGCCTCCGGGCGCGTACTCCGGCGTGCTCACGCTGACGCTGTCATGAGCGTACGGGCGCCCGCACCCGCCCGTGCCCCGGCCCGCTCCCGGCCGTGGGGGTCCCGGGCCCTGCGCGCGGCTTACGTCGTCGCGCTCGGCCTGCTGCTGCCCTTTTTCCCCGCCGTGCCCGCGCGGGCCGCCGACAACGGCAGCTGGTCCGTGTACCCGGTCGCCGCCCAGGCATCGGCCCGGCCCTACTTCTACCTCTCCGCCGACCCCGGCCAGACCCTCACCGACAAGGTCGCCGTCCAGAACAGGACCGGCGGGCCGCTCACCTTCCGGCTCTACGCGGCCGACGCCTACAACACCCCCCGGGACGGCGGCTTCGCCGTGCGCACGGTGGACGAGACGATGCGCGGGGTGGGCGCGTGGGCGCGGCTCGCCAGGTCCCGGATCACGGTGCCGGGGCATCGGACCGTGACCGTGCCGTTCACGCTGCGGGTGCCGGCCGGCGCGGAGCCCGGGGACCATCCCGGGGCCGTCGTCGCGCTGGACGAGCGGACCGAGCCGGGCGGCGGGAGGCTCGCGCTGGGGATCCGGCGGGCGGTCGGCGCGCGGGTGTATCTGCGGGTCGGCGGTCCGGCGCTGCCCGCGCTGGCGGTCTCCCGGCCGAGCCTCGGCCGCCACCGGTCGCTCTTCCTCGGCACGGGTACGGCGACCGTGTCGTACACCCTGCGGAACACGGGCAACGTCACGCTGCGGCCGAGCGTGGAGCTGACGGCGCGCGGACTGTTCGGCCGCACCCTGCTGGACCGCCGGGCGGCCCGGGTACCGGCGGAGCTGCTGCCGGGGCAGTCGGTACGGCTCACCGAGACCTGGCGCGGCACGCCGGTGCTCGACCGGGTGGCGGTCGCGGTGAGCGCGCGGGCGCGGGGGGCGTCGGCGACGGCGGGGACGTCGTTCTACGCGGTGCCGTGGCTGCCGCTGGTGGTGCTGGTGTTCATGGTGGTGGCGGTGGTGGCGGTGGTGGCGGTGGTGGCCGGGTGGCGGATGAGGGTACGTTTCCGTGACGTATTGGTGACGTTGCGTAACCATCGCTTCGCGGTGCGGCGGGGGCTCCGGGATCAGGGACAATGAACGGCATGAGCGTTCGCACCCAGTCATCCGAGCAGCCGGCGGAAACCGTCCACCGCGCCGGCTTCGCCTGCTTCGTGGGCCGCCCCAACGCGGGCAAGTCCACCCTCACGAACGCTCTGGTCGGGCAGAAGGTGGCGATCACCTCGAACCGGCCGCAGACCACGCGGCACACGGTGCGGGGCATCGTGCACCGGCCCGACGCCCAGCTGATCCTGGTCGACACCCCCGGGCTGCACAAGCCGCGCACACTGCTGGGCGAGCGGCTGAACGACGTCGTGCGCACGACGTGGGCCGAGGTCGACGTGATCGGGTTCTGTCTGCCGGCCGACCAGAAGCTCGGCCCCGGTGACCGGTTCATCGCGAAGGAACTGGCCGGGATCAAGAAGACGCCCAAGGTCGCCGTCGTCACCAAGACCGACCTCGTGGACTCCAAGGCCCTCGCCGAGCAGCTGATCGCCATCGATCAGCTCGGCAAGGAGCTGGGGTTCGAGTGGGCGGAGATCGTGCCGGTGTCGGCGGTCGGCGACAAGCAGGTGGAGCTGCTGGCCGACCTGCTGGTGCCGCTGCTGCCCGAGGGCCCCGCGCTCTACCCCGAGGGCGACCTCACGGACGAGCCCGAGCAGGTGATGGTGGCCGAGCTGATCCGCGAGGCGGCGCTGGAGGGCGTGCGCGACGAGCTGCCGCACTCCATCGCGGTGGTCGTGGAGGAGATGCTGCCGCGCGAGGACCGGCCGGCGGAGCGTCCGCTGCTCGACATCCACGCGAACGTCTACATCGAGCGCCCCAGCCAGAAGGGGATCATCATCGGCCCCAAGGGCAAGCGCCTCAAGGACGTCGGCATCAAGTCCCGCAAGCAGATCGAAGCGCTCCTGGGCACCCCGGTCTTCCTGGACCTGCACGTCAAGGTGGCCAAGGACTGGCAGCGCGACCCGAAGCAGCTCCGCAAGCTCGGCTTCTGACCGTCCCTTCAGGCCACCCCTCCTTCAGTCCACCCCCCTGATCCGCCCGACCAGCACCGCCCCCGCCAGCCCGATCAGCGCCGACACCGCATACAGGGTCCGGTATCCGCCCAGGTACGCCACCAGCGGCGCCGCCAGCGCCGGGGCGGCCGCCTGGGGGAGGGCGTTGGCCACGTTGACGAGGCCCAGGTCCTTGGCCCGGGAGAGGGCGTGGGGGAGGACGTCGGTCATCAGGGCGAAGTCGACGGAGGTGAAGACGCCGAAGCCGATGCCCAGGACGGCGGCCGCCGTCACCGCGCCGGGCCAGGTCTGCCAGCCCGCGAGGGTCCCGGTCGCCACCGCCATCAGCACGCCCGACCAGACCACGAACGGCTTGCGGCGGCCCGTGCGGTCGGACCAGGCGCCGCCCAGCACCACCGTGGCCAGCAGCGTCACACCGTTGACCGCCGTCAGGACGAGGACGCCCCGGCCGGGGTCGGGGTAGTGGACGCGGTCGCGCAGGTAGTAGAGCAGGTACAGCAGCACCAGCGAGTTGCTGAGGTTGATCAGGAAACGGGTCAGCCAGGCCCAGCCCAGGTCGGGATACCGGCGCGGGCTCAGCCAGAAGCCCGCGAGGAACCCACGCCAGGACCACGGGGGCCGGTCCCCGGGCGGGAGGGGGAGGTCGCGGAAGAGGAGGAGGTACGGCAGGGCGCCCGCCGCCGCGCACACCGCGCAGGCCGCGTACCCCGCGCCGATCCCGCCCGCCGCCGTCGCGAGCCCCGTGCCCGCGACCACGCCCAGGATCTGCGCCGCGCCCAACCAGCCGCCCACCACCCCCCGCTGGCGCCTCGGCACCCGGTCCGGAACCGCCGCCGTCACCGCCGCGAAGGCCGCGTTCAGGGCGAGCTGGACGAGGCACCAGCCGAGCACCATCGACCACGGCCCGCCCGCGCCCGCGAGCAGCAGCAGGGCCGGCGCCCCGCCCGCCGCCCCGGCCGCGATCCACGGGGTACGGCGGCCCGCCCGAGCGGTCGTACGGTCGGACAGCGCGCCGAAGAACGGGTTCGCGAGCAGGGACACCACCGCGCCCGCCCCGGTCACCCAGGCCAGCAGGGTCTCCTTGGACATCCCGGTGCCGGGCGCGAGGTCCCTCGCCTGGGAGGCCAGCAGGATCTGTAGCGGGCCGAACCAGCCCACCCAGATCGCCCCGTTGGCCAGCGAGAGGGCCGCCGTCCAGCCCCGCCCCACCGGCGCGGCCGGCTCGGTGAGCGCGGCCGGCGGGCGGCCGGTGGTCATCTCTGCGCCCGCAGCACATCCCGGAACCAGTGGTACGACGCCTTCGGCACCCGCTCCAGCGTCTCGTGGTCCACATGCACCAGACCGAAGCGCCGCGCGTAGCCCTCGGCCCACTCGAAGTTGTCCATCAGGGACCACACGAAGTAGCCGCGCACATCCACCCCGGCGGTCAACGCGGCGTGCAGGGCGCGCAGATGGGCGTCCAGGTAGGCGATGCGGTCCTGGTCGTCGAGGCCCTCGTACGAGCAGCCGTTCTCGGTGATGACGACCGGCGGGAGCCGGTCGCCGTAGCGCTCCCGGAAGCCGCACAGCAGCTCGGTCAGCCCCTCCGGGACCACCGGCCAGCCGAAGTCGGTCCGGGGCCGGTCCGGTATCTCCCTTACGGAGAAGGGGAGTTCGGCGGGTATCGGCACGCCGCCGAACTCCGACTCCGTACCCAGCGGGGCGCCCACCAGCGTCGGGGCGTAGTAGTTGACGCCGTACCAGTCGAGGGGTTCCGCGATCACCTTCAGGTCCGCCGCGATGTCGGCTGAAGGCATCAACTCACCCAGTCCGGCCGGGTATTCGCCCAGCAGGAGCGGGTCCGCGAAGAGGCGGTTGAGCAGGGTGTCGTAGAAGTCCGCCGCCTCCGCGTCCGCCGGGTCGGGCGAGGCCGGCCACGTCGGGCCGTGGGAGTTGGCGATGCCGATGTCGGCGGCGCCGGCCGCGCGCAGGGCCCGCACCGCGAGACCGTGGGCGAGGAGCTGGTGATGGGCCACCGGGAGGGCGTCGAACAGCAGCCGCCGGCCGGGGGCGTGGACGCCGAGGGCATGGCCGAGCAGGGTGTGCTCGGCGGGCTCGTTGAGGGTGATCCACTTGGCGACCCGGTCGTTCAGGCGTTCGGCGACCACGGACACATGGTCGGCGAACCGGGACGCCGTGTCCCGCTCCAGCCAGTCGAGGGACGCGGGCAGATCCCAGTGGAAGAGGGTGGGGACCGGCCGTACCCCCGCCGCGCACAGCTCGTCCACCAGCCGGTCGTAGAAGTCCAGGCCGCCCGGGGAGCCGACGCGGGGCCAGGAGACGGAGAAGCGGTAGGCGTCCACACCGAGACCGGCCAGGAGCGCCACGTCCTCGGGGTAGCGGTGGTAGTGGTCGCAGGCCACCGCCGCCGTCGAGCCGTCCTTCACCCGGCCCGGCCCGGCGGTGAACACGTCCCACACCGAGGGGCCGCGCCGGTCGGCCGCCCCCTCGATCTGATGGGCGGAGGTCGACACGCCCCACAGGAAGCCGGCCGGGAACCGGGGGATCGGATCGCGTGCGTCAGTCGCCATGGCCGGATCATCCGTACCGCCGGTAACGAAGTCAACGCCCGTGCGCGGGCCAACGCCCGTGCGCCCGGCGGCTCCAGCGGTCACCGGATGTGGGCCGCATGGCCCAATCGACTGGCATTCGCGGCCCGATGGTTCCGAAACTGAACCGTATGACAGTCCATCAGCTGACCACCGGGCCGCGCACACGGCTGCTCACCGTGCTCGCGGCGTGTCTGTTCGTCCTGCTGGGCGGCGTGCCCGGCGCGCTCGCCGACACCCGCCGCGACCCCGCGGCCTGCATCTCCACCCCGGCCGAGTACAAGGCCGCCTGGGACGCCCGCCAGGTGCGCTGCGTCTCCCCGACCCTGTTCGGCACCACCCACACCCGGGGCGACACCACCCTCTACCCGAGCGGCTTCTGGTACGCGTGGGCGGGCTCGAACACCAACCTGGAGCGGTACCTCCAGCTGCGCAGCCGGTACGGCGCCCAGCCCCCGAAGACCGGCATCGGCGTCCTGTCCTTCGTCGGCTACCCGGGGCTCGACAGCTGGGACACCCCGACCGATCTCGCCGTCTACACCCTGCCGTCCGGCACCCGCGCCCAGGTCCCGGCCTTCGAGACCTGGTTCCGGCTGCTGGACGAGAAGTTCGGCCACACGGACGCCTACCCGCTGGCCGCCCAGCGCGACCTGGTGCTCGCCTACTCACGCCTCGGCCGGGGCGAGGACGTCGTCGGCGCCTTCCAGGACGTGACCGGGTGCCGGCGCAGCCGGCTCCTCGAGGGCGCGGCGCCCTCGGCGGCGATCGGGTGCAGCCGCGACTTCCTGGACGCGCTGGCCGCCGCGGGACCCTCCCCGTACGACGGCGCGTCCTCGCTGGCCTGCTTCGCCAACTTCCAGTCCGGCTACACCGGCCCGCGCGACGCAGCCGCCCTGCGCGGGGTGCTGTACCAGTGCCAGGACGCCGGGTTCCTCAACACCGGCGTGGGCCTCGGCTACAACACGTACGCCAACCCGTTCGTGTGCGAGTCCGCCGACGACCAGACCGTACGACAGCGGTACACCGGGCGGGAGTTCATCCTGCCGAACGCGTCCTTCCGGAAGCTGCCGAGCCACGTCGACATCCCGCTGGACCTCGGCGACCCGAACCAGCGCGGCTTCCTCCGGAGGGGCTACTGCTAGGCGCCCTCTTTGAGCACCCGGCTGACCAACTCCCGCTGGTCGTCGGTGAGTCGGGGGTCGGCCGCGTACACCGTGCGGTCGTCCACCGTGATCTCGTAGCTGAACCCGTCCGGCACACCGGCCGGCGGGAGGGCCTGGCCGGACGCGAGGACGCGTCCGGCCAGTGCCTGCCATTCCTCGGCGTCGGGCCGGTCCGAGGTGT is a genomic window of Streptomyces sp. WP-1 containing:
- a CDS encoding protealysin inhibitor emfourin, with the protein product MRIQVTRTGGFAGIERRSEVDTSDRPDAEEWQALAGRVLASGQALPPAGVPDGFSYEITVDDRTVYAADPRLTDDQRELVSRVLKEGA
- a CDS encoding beta-xylosidase — translated: MGLITRRSGRWRWASLLGATALVAGAGGALACPAGAAGTDVDFATHCVPPAIAGLPPIDGTTTATVSADDTGPKVGDTVTVTYTVVTAAASNPTDLALPADIMTPTGKVTLGGAQSGDITVAGPKKNPPVPGKAAFPSFSMTGTFTVTKPGKITLAPGDYNIHTSYIMELDTPCTVTNPPAPASETITATAGTPANTRAITLGSATGDPGASVRVGGTGFTPGAAVTLAGRSGTTQTGDTASVTADGQGSFSGSLVVNDTSTTGIVAYEGASWNADTGAGPAAYVVDTPVPPGSQKLTTSVRAGTLAMTQAGDSVALSGVDFGRGGASTGALRTVTVKDFRGGPAGWSLTGRVTDFTGPGGKIGADRLSWTPSCATGAGSPSTCTAGSAGTVGSSGATLAGTPDGTLTGGEFTVDAGLSLAVPAFTPPGAYSGVLTLTLS
- a CDS encoding MFS transporter, with amino-acid sequence MTTGRPPAALTEPAAPVGRGWTAALSLANGAIWVGWFGPLQILLASQARDLAPGTGMSKETLLAWVTGAGAVVSLLANPFFGALSDRTTARAGRRTPWIAAGAAGGAPALLLLAGAGGPWSMVLGWCLVQLALNAAFAAVTAAVPDRVPRRQRGVVGGWLGAAQILGVVAGTGLATAAGGIGAGYAACAVCAAAGALPYLLLFRDLPLPPGDRPPWSWRGFLAGFWLSPRRYPDLGWAWLTRFLINLSNSLVLLYLLYYLRDRVHYPDPGRGVLVLTAVNGVTLLATVVLGGAWSDRTGRRKPFVVWSGVLMAVATGTLAGWQTWPGAVTAAAVLGIGFGVFTSVDFALMTDVLPHALSRAKDLGLVNVANALPQAAAPALAAPLVAYLGGYRTLYAVSALIGLAGAVLVGRIRGVD
- the era gene encoding GTPase Era; translated protein: MSVRTQSSEQPAETVHRAGFACFVGRPNAGKSTLTNALVGQKVAITSNRPQTTRHTVRGIVHRPDAQLILVDTPGLHKPRTLLGERLNDVVRTTWAEVDVIGFCLPADQKLGPGDRFIAKELAGIKKTPKVAVVTKTDLVDSKALAEQLIAIDQLGKELGFEWAEIVPVSAVGDKQVELLADLLVPLLPEGPALYPEGDLTDEPEQVMVAELIREAALEGVRDELPHSIAVVVEEMLPREDRPAERPLLDIHANVYIERPSQKGIIIGPKGKRLKDVGIKSRKQIEALLGTPVFLDLHVKVAKDWQRDPKQLRKLGF
- a CDS encoding WxL protein peptidoglycan domain-containing protein yields the protein MSVRAPAPARAPARSRPWGSRALRAAYVVALGLLLPFFPAVPARAADNGSWSVYPVAAQASARPYFYLSADPGQTLTDKVAVQNRTGGPLTFRLYAADAYNTPRDGGFAVRTVDETMRGVGAWARLARSRITVPGHRTVTVPFTLRVPAGAEPGDHPGAVVALDERTEPGGGRLALGIRRAVGARVYLRVGGPALPALAVSRPSLGRHRSLFLGTGTATVSYTLRNTGNVTLRPSVELTARGLFGRTLLDRRAARVPAELLPGQSVRLTETWRGTPVLDRVAVAVSARARGASATAGTSFYAVPWLPLVVLVFMVVAVVAVVAVVAGWRMRVRFRDVLVTLRNHRFAVRRGLRDQGQ
- a CDS encoding GH1 family beta-glucosidase encodes the protein MATDARDPIPRFPAGFLWGVSTSAHQIEGAADRRGPSVWDVFTAGPGRVKDGSTAAVACDHYHRYPEDVALLAGLGVDAYRFSVSWPRVGSPGGLDFYDRLVDELCAAGVRPVPTLFHWDLPASLDWLERDTASRFADHVSVVAERLNDRVAKWITLNEPAEHTLLGHALGVHAPGRRLLFDALPVAHHQLLAHGLAVRALRAAGAADIGIANSHGPTWPASPDPADAEAADFYDTLLNRLFADPLLLGEYPAGLGELMPSADIAADLKVIAEPLDWYGVNYYAPTLVGAPLGTESEFGGVPIPAELPFSVREIPDRPRTDFGWPVVPEGLTELLCGFRERYGDRLPPVVITENGCSYEGLDDQDRIAYLDAHLRALHAALTAGVDVRGYFVWSLMDNFEWAEGYARRFGLVHVDHETLERVPKASYHWFRDVLRAQR